The Polaribacter sp. MED152 region GCCAGGTGTTACTTGTGGTGGAACTCCAATCTTAGGATTAGACGTTTGGGAACATGCTTATTATTTAAACTACCAAAACAGAAGACCAGATTATATTGATGCTTTCTTTAAAGTTATCAACTGGAACGAAGTTGAAAGAAGATATGCAGAAGCTAAGTAATTATATTCTTAATGATATAAAAAAAAGCATCCAAAATTTGGATGCTTTTTTTATGTTGAAAACATTGCTATTTAATAAGCTCTCTCATCATTACCTTCATAGAAGTTTATGAATGCTTGATTTACTACTCTCATACCTCCAGGAGTAGGATAATCGCCTGTAAAATACCAATCTCCTAAATTATCTGGACAAGCTTTATGCAAACCTTCTACAGTTTGATAAATTACTTCAACCTCTGCTTTAATTTCTTCAGTTTTTAGCATCTCTGCAATTTTAGCTGAAATTTCTTCTGAAGAAAATGGGCTGTAAATTTCCTTTACATAATTTACAATAGCTTCGTCTTCTTTGTTTTGCTGAGCTTTACTTTTTTGATAAACCTCATCTACAATATGATATTGATCTGTTTGCTTTAGTAAAGCTATTGCTGCTTTAAATGCAATAAATGCATCTATTCTAGCCATATCTATACCATAACAATCTGGATATCTAATTTGAGGAGCAGAAGAAACCACCACAATTTTCTTAGGGTTTAATCTGTCTAAAATTTTAATGATACTTTTCTTTAAAGTTGTTCCACGAACAATACTATCATCTATAATTACTAAGTTATCTGTAGGTTTTACAACACCATAAGTTATATCGTAAACATGTTCTACTAAATCATCTCTAGAATTATCATCAGCAATAAACGTTCTTAATTTTGCATCTTTAATTGCAATTTTTTCAAAACGTGGTCTCTCAGATAAAATTTCTGTTACCTTTTGTGCAGACAATTTTGTACCACCAGCTAATATTTTAGCCGTTTTTTGTTGATTTAATAAATCTTCAGCAGCTTCTGTCATTCCATAAAATGATGTTTCTGCAGTGTTTGGTATGTAAGAAAATACCGAGTTTGAAACATCCGAATTTATAGATTTTAAAACTTGTGGAAACACATATTTACCTAAGTTTTTACGCTCTTCGTAAATGCTAGCATCACTACCTCTAGAAAAATAAATTCGCTCAAAAGAACATGATTTCTTTTCTCTAGGCTCATTTACTTTTTTAATAGAAACTTTACCACTTTTCTTTATTATTAAAGCATGACCTCTTTCTAACTCTTGCACTTTATCTATAGACACATTAAATACAGTTTGTATAACTGGTCTTTCTGATGCAACAACTACAACTTCATCATCTTCATAAAAAAAGGTTGGTCTAATTCCATTTGGATCTCTTAATACAAAAGCATCTCCATGACCTACTAAACCAGCCATTGCATAACCACCATCCCAATTTTTAGAAGAACGTTTTAAAACTTTCTTTAAGCTTAAATTTTCTTCTATAAATGGTGATGCATCTTTTTTATTAAATCCTTGTTTTTTAGCTTTTTGATAAAGTTTACCCACTTCATCTTCTAAGAAATGCCCAATTTTTTCCATTACAGTTACAGTATCTGTAAACTCCTTTGGATGTTGCCCTAACTCAATTAACTCGTCTAACATTTGGTTAGAGTTTGTCATATTAAAATTACCTGCAACAATAAGGTTTTTATGTTTCCAATTGCTTTGACGCAAAAAAGGATGTACACTTTCTATAGAGTTTTTACCAAACGTTCCATAACGTACATGACCTAAAAATAAATTACCCACATATGGCATGTGTTCTTCTTGCCAAGCAACATCGTCTTTTTTGTCTGGATTAACTTCTAGAACACCATTTATTCTATCGTTAATTTGTGCAAAAATATCTTGAATAGGTTGCGTTTTATTAGAACGTACTCTACTAATATATCTAGTTCCTGGCTCTATATTAAACTTTACACTTGCAAAACCAGCACCATCTTGACCACGATTGTGTTGCTTTTCCATTAACAAGTACATCTTATTAATTCCGTAAAAAGCAGAACCGTATTTGTCTTTATAAAATTGTAATGGCTTCTTTAATCGAACCAAGGCAATTCCACATTCGTGTTTAATTGCGTCACTCATTTATTCTAGTATTTGTTGTTTTTACTACAAAAAAATCCGCGTTTTTAGGCGCGGATTTTCATTTATGATAATTCTATATCAAATTGCGTTAACTCTTTAAAAGCTTGCAAGCGATTTTTTACTTCTTCTTTCGTAAGCTCCTGCATTCGTTCTGTACCAAACTTCTCTACACAGAAAGATGCCAAATTAGAACCATAAATTATGGCGTTTTTCATATTCTCAAAAGAAATGTCTTCAGTTTTTGCTAAATAACCACAAAAACCTCCTGCAAATGTATCTCCTGCTCCTGTTGGATCAAAAACCTCTGCTAAAGGCAAAGCTGGTGCAAAAAACATTTTACCTTCATTAAATAATAAAGCTCCATGTTCTCCTTTTTTAATCACCACATATTTAGGACCCATTGTATGAATCTTTTTAGCTGCATTGACTAATGAATATTCACCAGAAAGTTGGCGAGCTTCTTCATCATTAATTGTAACTACATCTACTCTTTTCAGCACTTCATGCAAATCATTTAAAGCAATATCCATCCAAAAATTCATAGTATCTAAAACTACCAATTTTGGTCTTTCGTTCATTTGATCTAAAACAGAAGCCTGCGTTAATGGGTGTAAATTACCCAACATTACAATACCTGAATCTTTAAAGTTTTCTGGAACAACTGGCTGAAAATTTTCTAAAACATTCAATTCTGTAACCAAGGTATCTCTAGAATTCATATCATTATGATATTTACCACTCCAGAAAAACGTTTTTCCTTCTTTAATTATTTCAATACCATCTGTATTAATACCTTTGGTATTCATCATTTCTAAATAACTATCAGGAAAATCTCCCCCAACTACAGAAACAACTCCGGTTTTTACACCAAATTGACTTGCTGCTAAACCTACAAAAGTTCCTGAACCACCAAGAATTTTATCGGTTTTACCAAATGGAGTTTCAATTGCATCAAAAGCTACTGTACCAACTGCTAATAATTTGCTCATTTCTTAAATATAATCAGTAATTTTGCACAACTTGTGTATGCAAGATTATTAAGATGCAAAAATAAGTTTTAAAAATGACTATCAAAGAAATACAAGAAGAAATTATTGATGAGTTTTCGATGTTTGATGATTGGATGGAACGTTATGAATACATCATTGAATTAGGGAAATCTTTACCAATTATTGACGATAAATATAAACTAGATGAGAACCTAATTAAGGGTTGCCAGTCTAAAGTTTGGTTGTATTCTGAGTTAGATGATAACAGTGTAAAATTTACTGCAGATAGCGATGCTATTTTAACTAAAGGAATTGTAGCACTATTGTTAAGAGTTTATTCTGGACAAAAACCAGAAGATATTTTAGTAGCAGAAACTCATTTTATAGATGAAATTGGTTTAAAAGAACACCTTTCACCTACAAGAGCAAATGGTTTAGTTTCTATGTTAAAGCAAATAAAAATGTACGCAATTGCGCAACAAGCAAAATTACAGAATTAAGATTATACAAAATGACAGATAAAGAATTAGAAGAAATAGGAGACAAAATTATTAGAGTTTTAAAAACTATTTACGATCCAGAAATTCCTGTTGACATTTACGAGTTAGGTTTAATTTATGATGTATTTGTTTCTGACGAAAACAATGCTAAGATTTTAATGACGCTTACATCTCCTAACTGCCCAGTTGCAGAGAGTTTACCTGTAGAAATAGAAGACAAAGTAAAATCATTAAAAGAAATAAATGAGTGCGAAGTTGAAATAACTTTCGATCCTACTTGGACTCAAGAAATGATGAGCGAAGAAGCTAAGTTAGAGCTTGGAATGCTATAAACGCTTCAAGAAACAAAAACTCACTCTAAAATTTTAAGAACATGCAAGATGAAATTGTAAATAGAGTTGCCAATAGTAAATTAGTAACCTTTGATTTAGAGGAAATATATCCTGAAGGAGAAAGAATTTTATTTGATATTAAAGATTGGCTTTTTCAAGAATTAATTTTGAAAGAGAGAGATTTTAGAGTTTTGGTAAAGAACCATAATTGGTCTAAATACAAAAAAACATTTGTAGCAGTTACTTGTTCTGTAGATGCTATTATACCTTCTTGGGCTTACATGTTAATTGCAGCAGAACTTGCACCACATGCAAATAAAGTGGTTATCGGAAATTTAGAATTATTAGAAACTGTAATTTACCAAGAGCTTATTGGGTTTTTAGATTTAAGACATCTTGCAGACAAACCTGTAATTATAAAAGGCTGTGCAGATAAACCAATACCACCTTCTGCTTTTGCTTTTTTAATTCAAAAGATTCAACCAATTGCCAAGAGTATTATGTTTGGTGAGGCTTGCTCTACAGTACCTTTGTATAAATCTAAAAATTAATTTTATTTTTTTGTAGATAATCTTACTTTTGCGATCAATCTATCAATAAAGTGAGAAGTTATTTTCTTCTTTTTTTACTTCTTTTTTCGTTCAGTTCTATAGCACAATCAAAGAAAAAAGACACACTGCCAGAACCTAAATGGAAAATTCATGGAAGGTTTGCCTTTGTATTCAATCAATCTTCGTTTTCTAACTGGAGAACTGGTGGTGTAAATACTATAGCAGGAAACCTAAATGTAAATTACGATTTTAACTATAAAAAAAACAACATTAACTGGGATAGCAGATTATTAACCAGCTATGGATTAAGTCATTTAAGTGAACAAGGCTGGAGAAAAACCGATGATAGATTTGAATTCAACACACTATTTGGTTTAAAAACATCAACGTATTGGTTCTTCTCATTTATAGGGAATTTTAGAACTCAATATACCTTAGGTTACGATTACAAACAAGAACCCAAGCAAGCAGTTTCTGACTTTCTTTCTCCTGCCTATTTAACCTTTGGGCCAGGAATGCTCTGGAAAAAGTCTGAT contains the following coding sequences:
- a CDS encoding amidophosphoribosyltransferase, whose amino-acid sequence is MSDAIKHECGIALVRLKKPLQFYKDKYGSAFYGINKMYLLMEKQHNRGQDGAGFASVKFNIEPGTRYISRVRSNKTQPIQDIFAQINDRINGVLEVNPDKKDDVAWQEEHMPYVGNLFLGHVRYGTFGKNSIESVHPFLRQSNWKHKNLIVAGNFNMTNSNQMLDELIELGQHPKEFTDTVTVMEKIGHFLEDEVGKLYQKAKKQGFNKKDASPFIEENLSLKKVLKRSSKNWDGGYAMAGLVGHGDAFVLRDPNGIRPTFFYEDDEVVVVASERPVIQTVFNVSIDKVQELERGHALIIKKSGKVSIKKVNEPREKKSCSFERIYFSRGSDASIYEERKNLGKYVFPQVLKSINSDVSNSVFSYIPNTAETSFYGMTEAAEDLLNQQKTAKILAGGTKLSAQKVTEILSERPRFEKIAIKDAKLRTFIADDNSRDDLVEHVYDITYGVVKPTDNLVIIDDSIVRGTTLKKSIIKILDRLNPKKIVVVSSAPQIRYPDCYGIDMARIDAFIAFKAAIALLKQTDQYHIVDEVYQKSKAQQNKEDEAIVNYVKEIYSPFSSEEISAKIAEMLKTEEIKAEVEVIYQTVEGLHKACPDNLGDWYFTGDYPTPGGMRVVNQAFINFYEGNDERAY
- a CDS encoding PfkB family carbohydrate kinase yields the protein MSKLLAVGTVAFDAIETPFGKTDKILGGSGTFVGLAASQFGVKTGVVSVVGGDFPDSYLEMMNTKGINTDGIEIIKEGKTFFWSGKYHNDMNSRDTLVTELNVLENFQPVVPENFKDSGIVMLGNLHPLTQASVLDQMNERPKLVVLDTMNFWMDIALNDLHEVLKRVDVVTINDEEARQLSGEYSLVNAAKKIHTMGPKYVVIKKGEHGALLFNEGKMFFAPALPLAEVFDPTGAGDTFAGGFCGYLAKTEDISFENMKNAIIYGSNLASFCVEKFGTERMQELTKEEVKNRLQAFKELTQFDIELS
- a CDS encoding SufE family protein; protein product: MTIKEIQEEIIDEFSMFDDWMERYEYIIELGKSLPIIDDKYKLDENLIKGCQSKVWLYSELDDNSVKFTADSDAILTKGIVALLLRVYSGQKPEDILVAETHFIDEIGLKEHLSPTRANGLVSMLKQIKMYAIAQQAKLQN
- a CDS encoding DUF59 domain-containing protein yields the protein MTDKELEEIGDKIIRVLKTIYDPEIPVDIYELGLIYDVFVSDENNAKILMTLTSPNCPVAESLPVEIEDKVKSLKEINECEVEITFDPTWTQEMMSEEAKLELGML
- a CDS encoding DUF2480 family protein gives rise to the protein MQDEIVNRVANSKLVTFDLEEIYPEGERILFDIKDWLFQELILKERDFRVLVKNHNWSKYKKTFVAVTCSVDAIIPSWAYMLIAAELAPHANKVVIGNLELLETVIYQELIGFLDLRHLADKPVIIKGCADKPIPPSAFAFLIQKIQPIAKSIMFGEACSTVPLYKSKN
- a CDS encoding DUF3078 domain-containing protein translates to MRSYFLLFLLLFSFSSIAQSKKKDTLPEPKWKIHGRFAFVFNQSSFSNWRTGGVNTIAGNLNVNYDFNYKKNNINWDSRLLTSYGLSHLSEQGWRKTDDRFEFNTLFGLKTSTYWFFSFIGNFRTQYTLGYDYKQEPKQAVSDFLSPAYLTFGPGMLWKKSDNLSLNIAPATARYTLVNDFFSGKFGVEEGRNTAFSIGYNLSGYYKFQIMENVVMENILTMYTDYLANVGNIDVDYQSNIGFKVNKQIKMHLTFQAIIDDDSSSKIQFRQLFGLGVNYSFHERVSY